The following DNA comes from Grus americana isolate bGruAme1 chromosome 13, bGruAme1.mat, whole genome shotgun sequence.
ATCTTCTTCCTCAGCCTACAAGTTCTTTTTCCAGGAACCTATAGGAACTTCCATCTTCAATGCTGCTGTAGATTTTATTCAGTATTGTCCTGTTTGGTTCAAGaagtttgtggtgggttgagtTGGCCAGCAGATCGATAGCACGATTGAACAGACCTCATTTACTTCACAAATGGTGTGTGCAGGAGTCATGCAGTTGGGGAGGAGGCTGTATTTACAgcaactgtttgtggttttattttcctttatttattttcagttatacAGTTAGATCATTTGTGAGATTTATCATCAGATGTGGGAGGAATCAACATTTGTCCAATACTCAGGATTATCATAGATCGGGGAGAAAGGGTGGGTTTCAGTGTTACTGCTAATTTTTTTGATGCATTCAAGaatgtttcccttttctcaGTGGCTtccttgtttgggtttttaataaaaatgggGAAATGTGATTGTGAAATAATTCTAAAGAGACTCCTTTAGATTTGGTTggctctttgattttttttttcactttgatacaatgctaaaaatacaaaatttccaCCCCTTTTGGGATAGAAGTAAATCTAAGCCAGTTGTGATGTTTAAGCACCATTCGCCCTTTATAGGCTGATTACTTACCAGAAGCAAAGCTTGTAGGTATCTCCTTAGAGCCCATCAGCCACTGTAGTGCTGCAATATATTCAATTTGCATCGCCAGCAAGTATGTGCATACCAAAAATTACTTTGGGCAGTTTACTGCAGCAATGGAAAAAGGGATGCACGTGatgataattttcattttgtactaTGTTTTGTCTAAGGATGACGGTGAAAGAATTATGTCTCCTAACGCTCCTTTCAAAGATGACATTGTTTTACTTATATTAAAGGTAGAGAAATGAGATGAGCTGCCAGTGGTTAGCTCTTGtgtaaaatgaagttttaaatgtGTACTTCATTGTCTAAAGGCTCACAGATGACTTTTCTCCCTATAATAACCATAGAAAATGTGTTGGCAGCATATCACAATTAACAATCCATACTCCTATTTATGTGCTATAGGCACTCCAGAATTCTCCAGACATATTTATTACCCAAGTTTATAACCAGATTCAAATCAGATCCTACATTTGTGCCAAAAATCGAACTGCAGTCATCTCACAGCAAATAATTCTATCTACCTGACAGAAGAGTCTTAAATTCCTGATTCTTCCCAGAGTGAAATTCACTTTAATCTggtattaatgtatttttccttcaatCACCTGCAAAAGAATCCCATAATCTTACAGTAGTGATTGCACAGACAGTGGAAGGTACTATACATATGTAGCATTATTGTCAATTTTTCTGGTCATCTAGATTGTGTAAACTCCTTTGACATTAATTGGGACAAGTTTTTTGTCTAGGGTTATGTTGAATTTTTCTTTGAGtgttttttccacctcttcGTCTTCGAGAGTTACAAATTCCACCAGATCCATATTTTCCTTGTAGTTGTATGTGGTCTCAGTGAGTGTCCACCCAATTAGCGCTCGAAAGCCATCGGTGGTCTGGAGGGTGCAGATGGACTTCTTTGTAAAGAGGGAATCTGGAGACGTCTGAAGGTACGTGCACTGGAAACGGAAATCTTCCACTGTCCGTGGCTCAAGGCTGAACATATAAACTTTCCGACACtcttttttctccagaagaTCAGAATTAGAGAAATTTTGATTGGGGATATATTGTTTCCGTCTCATTTTCTCAAGATACCAGATGGCGTTTTTTTCCGTGAAGCGAAAGACGCCGGGAGCCTGGGGCTGGTCTTTCCCCGACATAAGCTCCATCGGTTGCCACATCTGATAGGATACACCAAAGCCTCCATCAACAATGTAGGCTTTGCCATCGATAACGACCTTTACAAGGAGGTGGGTCATGATGCTGGCGTATGCGTTTTGATGTGGATTGAACACATACGCTCCCAGAAAGCTGGCGTCGTACCCGAGGCATTTCAGGACCCAGCCCAACAGCTGGTTGTTTTCCATGCACCAGCCACCCCGCTTCCTCCGCACGATTTTGTTATAAACGTGCTCCAACTCCAAAGTAATTTTCTCCCCACAATGGATGCTGAGGTTTTCGAAGGGAACAGCACGGATGTGGTGCTGGAATATATCAGTTAAGGTTTCCAAATCTTGTTTTTCAAGGGAACCTTTATAGCCAGTTCTCGCAAAATACTCTTCAAGGTTCATGGCACCTGTAAAGGAAGGAACTGcgttttagttttgtttctttacatcAATGATTTATGATGCTGTGAAAAACCgcccaggctgctgccagcaaagATGCTTTAATCTACTGAACCTCATCAGAGCAGTTTTTAAAGGTGACAAGCATTCATATCAAACGGTTCCCAGAGCAAAGAAGAGCGGTGCACGTGAgggtttgctttttgtcttaGAATCATCCCTACAGCAAACCGCCGATGCAATTTCAGCTTGCTGTGCGGTGGCTGCGAAACGGGGATTTGCTGTATTTGCATTGTAGCAGCGGGGTTAAGAAGAAATGTAAGATCACGCTAGGGAGTGTTCGGGAGGTTTCATGAAAACCGGTGTAAATCCCCTGTTCAGTGAAAGGAGTGTCAGTGGGGGGAGCCGTGTCGTCTGCCAGTTGGAGGGAGGATAATTTGAGCCAGGATTCACATGTTCTTTTCATGAGTCTGCCACTGATCTATGTACGGTAAATTAATTGCTCGTTCGGTACACGTCGCTCTTTTACCATTtacaaaaagtgaaaatgatACTCCCTGCACATTTTGTAAAGTGTCAGGTTTTATTCAGATAATTATaactgaaaaaaccctctgaCCTTTGCAAGAGTCGCAGACCACTGAGTCTCTTGTCTGCTCTGAGTGTTGCACAAACTCATTTTGGTGTTGGAATAATGAATCTGAATGGAGGCGAGTGACCTAAAAGACAGAGCACATCTCTATTCCCTGCTGTGCCCCACGTCTCACAGGGTGCCTTGAAACTGGACAGGGGCTTCTTTACATCTCTGTAGTCCTGGCCTTTCTCAAAACTCACTTTATTCCTTCCAGAGGAGATGTAACGGAGAATTACCAAAGCCTCGTACAGCACATCCCTGCTCTGTCCGGCCACTAGCAGTGCCAACCTCCTGGCCTGCCTTGGTGGGACTCCTCATGAGCAAGATTGATGGACGAGGAACTGCTCAACTTATTTTTTGCCTTCTGATACCGTGGAAAGTCACGCACAGTCATCTGGCTTTGGCAACGGCCCATCACAGTCTGCTAGCCGCCACTATGAGCTGGATGCTCTGTAGGTATCTGATAGATGCTGTTTGTAAAATATAGTGTAGATCGTCTGCTTGGGTATGGAGCTGGgcacaaaatgttttgaaggcTTCAACCTTTGCAAAGAAAGCGCTAAGCACTTCAGCAGTCTAGCGTTACTGCAAATATTTAGCTTCTTGACAACCCACAAAGCTACTTGGAAATCTTTTGTGCATGCAGTAAGCTGAGGTTTAGACAGTTAATATTAGCGACTCAGAAAGACTATTGTATTCAAATAAATTCAGCAGTGAACCACTGAATGTTTACTGCAAACTAGAATTTCTCCAGATGATTTTCAGTGACAGATTCATGATGTGCATACACATGGTATAGACGCAGCTGTCCAAAGTGAATGGAGAGCCCCATCAAAAACCGCGTGTTATCCTCTACAGAAAGGAATTTAGCCTCCAGTGATATTTAAGTGTATTGTTGGAGGATATTCTCAATGTAATATTTGTTAAGTAGAACATAAGACTTCTAGcactttcttcttttgattTGCAGAATCCAAGTCTATCCGATCCTACCCACTCAAACTGTGAATGCTAAATAGCTCACACCAGCATAAAGCTGGTTCTTGTGTTTATATTGTTTGTAatttctctctgcagctccGTACTATGATTGATCAGCGTTAGATCTTGACTGTAGGAGATGAAAGCTTTTGAATTGCGAGCAGATCAGATGAAAAGCTAGATACTGAAAAGGTAGTCC
Coding sequences within:
- the LOC129212174 gene encoding arylamine N-acetyltransferase, pineal gland isozyme NAT-10, with the protein product MNLEEYFARTGYKGSLEKQDLETLTDIFQHHIRAVPFENLSIHCGEKITLELEHVYNKIVRRKRGGWCMENNQLLGWVLKCLGYDASFLGAYVFNPHQNAYASIMTHLLVKVVIDGKAYIVDGGFGVSYQMWQPMELMSGKDQPQAPGVFRFTEKNAIWYLEKMRRKQYIPNQNFSNSDLLEKKECRKVYMFSLEPRTVEDFRFQCTYLQTSPDSLFTKKSICTLQTTDGFRALIGWTLTETTYNYKENMDLVEFVTLEDEEVEKTLKEKFNITLDKKLVPINVKGVYTI